A single genomic interval of Armigeres subalbatus isolate Guangzhou_Male chromosome 1, GZ_Asu_2, whole genome shotgun sequence harbors:
- the LOC134207655 gene encoding heterogeneous nuclear ribonucleoprotein A1-like codes for MSTPTNDKSATEQQVPTVDDKQNTSVSEEKAPATESSTETKPSAMEVESSQTDTKPEVASSDEKKPEAASSEETKPADANATSEESKSAKPTENKRKQLRGIGARKRFKWLLEQGYSQDEAFELAKKRLEKGELLDRYLADKGRKPMNPKVIDAEVKKLNPADKKLYTYLLQSGHSEEEALQALKKKRKTTAAPNRQANSGGGAQNKMTKSTPNDSSGIVMVVAAKDYPAKTLTNAQSNEVKAAILKEVVQQKDSETKPRFESCTHVKAGYLRVNCSDGNTRQWLHKIVGKLTVPEGVPLKLLSEKNLIKGDVYTGVFADSKKEDNAAILEFINSQNDGLDTSKWKVLSRKEVPNKQSVEMIFSVDQASSKTIATLENELNYKFNKVQLRKQVNPNNPPQQANRNNAGRTGGRMGPPQRRMQNQVMPRQMNSIVPVWDNNQRQQNNFNQFSNGNNFGNGLNLSSSNGNNGFGMASNLFGGNNFFGSSSNSNGGSNNYGNNQQYRGNNSFGNSSRNSSGRSGNNSSMQSNTRNRPFNLSESLYDQLKLIGNSVGNGNGGANYGSPQRRNAGGSGQMRRTGGGGNNNSSQGGRNSGGNSNSFNRGNVMGKRNFFTTTRTGFF; via the coding sequence ATGAGTACTCCAACTAATGATAAGTCAGCCACGGAACAGCAGGTCCCGACTGTCGATGATAAACAGAACACATCAGTTTCGGAGGAAAAGGCACCAGCGACAGAGTCTTCCACGGAAACAAAGCCATCAGCAATGGAAGTGGAATCCTCGCAGACCGACACAAAACCGGAAGTTGCTTCTAGCGACGAGAAGAAACCCGAAGCCGCCTCCAGCGAAGAAACGAAACCCGCAGATGCTAATGCTACAAGCGAGGAATCAAAATCCGCAAAACCAACGGAAAATAAGCGAAAGCAACTGCGAGGCATTGGCGCAAGGAAGCGCTTCAAGTGGCTCCTGGAACAGGGCTACTCACAGGATGAAGCCTTCGAATTGGCTAAAAAGCGGCTGGAGAAGGGAGAACTACTCGACCGGTACCTTGCCGACAAGGGTAGGAAGCCAATGAATCCCAAAGTCATTGATGCCGAGGTTAAAAAGTTGAATCCCGCTGATAAGAAGCTCTACACTTATCTGTTGCAGAGCGGTCATAGCGAAGAAGAAGCCCTTCAGGCGCTCAAAAAGAAGCGAAAAACGACCGCCGCACCCAACCGTCAAGCGAATAGTGGTGGTGGTGCACAGAACAAAATGACCAAATCCACTCCAAACGATTCCTCCGGGATAGTGATGGTAGTCGCTGCCAAGGACTATCCAGCGAAGACCCTCACTAACGCACAATCAAACGAGGTTAAGGCAGCGATCCTGAAGGAAGTGGTCCAGCAAAAGGACTCTGAAACGAAGCCACGGTTTGAGAGTTGCACCCACGTCAAAGCCGGTTATCTGAGGGTCAACTGCAGCGATGGCAACACTCGTCAGTGGCTTCACAAAATCGTCGGAAAACTGACCGTACCGGAAGGCGTTCCGCTGAAGCTACTCTCTGAGAAAAATTTGATCAAAGGTGATGTGTACACAGGCGTCTTTGCCGATAGTAAGAAGGAGGACAACGCAGCAATATTGGAATTCATCAACAGCCAGAACGATGGTCTGGATACGTCGAAGTGGAAGGTCCTGTCTCGTAAAGAAGTTCCCAACAAACAGTCTGTGGAAATGATATTCTCGGTAGACCAGGCGTCAAGCAAAACCATCGCAACATTGGAGAACGAGCTGAATTACAAGTTCAACAAGGTGCAGCTCCGCAAGCAAGTCAATCCTAACAATCCACCCCAGCAAGCAAACAGAAATAACGCCGGTAGAACCGGAGGACGCATGGGACCTCCTCAGCGAAGAATGCAGAATCAAGTCATGCCAAGACAGATGAACTCGATCGTACCAGTTTGGGACAACAACCAGAGGCAGCAGAACAACTTCAATCAATTTTCAAATGggaataactttggcaatggtTTGAATCTATCCAGCAGCAATGGAAACAACGGATTTGGAATGGCCAGCAACCTATTTGGGGGTaacaacttcttcggcagttcttcAAACTCAAACGGAGGATCGAACAATTACGGAAATAACCAACAGTACCGAGGAAACAACTCCTTTGGCAACTCCTCGCGCAACTCTTCCGGCAGAAGCGGTAACAACAGTAGCATGCAGTCGAACACCAGAAATCGCCCGTTCAATTTGTCCGAAAGCCTGTACGATCAACTGAAACTCATCGGCAACAGTGTTGGCAATGGCAATGGAGGGGCAAACTACGGATCGCCACAGCGACGCAATGCGGGCGGTAGTGGGCAAATGCGCCGAACTGGAGGTGGAGGCAATAATAATAGTTCCCAGGGTGGTCGTAATAGCGGAGGCAATTCGAATTCTTTCAATCGAGGCAATGTCATGGGAAAGCGGAACTTTTTTACAACTACCAGGACAGGATTCTTCTGA